One Ilumatobacter fluminis genomic window, ACCCCCGGCGCGGGTTGCTCGCGGGTTACGAACCGATCCTCGACACCACGATCGACCGTCGACGCGAACGCGACCGTGGCGTCATGTCGTTGTTCGGCGACTGGAACGACGACGCACCGGCCGACGAGGGCGGCGGCTTCGACGAGCGACTCCCGATCCCCGACATCGAGTTCGACAAGAGCGACAAGCTCCGCAACGAAAAGGAGATGCTCGGCCTCTACGTGTCCGACCATCCGCTGTTCGGTGTCGAGTCGGCGCTCAAGCGGCGGGTCGAGCACTCGATCTCCGACCTCGAGACGATGGACGACGGCGCCCAGGTGGTCGTCGGCGGCGTCATCACCGGGCTCGCCCGCAAGTTCACCAAGAAGGGCGACCAGATGGCCGTGTTCGTCCTCGAAGACCTCGAGTCGTCGATCGAGGTCACCGTGTTCCCGCGGACCCTGCTCGAACAAGGCCACAAGCTGCAGGACGACGTGATCGTCTCGGTGAAGGGGCGGCTCGACAAGCGCGACGAGTCCCGCTTCGGGCTGATCGCCCAGTTCGTCGAGGTCCTGTCGGGGCTCGGCGACGGGCCGGCGGCACCGTTGCGGCTCCGCCTGCCGAGCCACGCCCTCGACGAGTTGAAGATCCAGCGTCTGAAGCGGATCCTGCGCGACCACCCGGGCGACTCCGTCGTCCAGATCGACATCGGTCAGGGCCAGGTCGTGCGACTCGCCGACGAGTTCCGCGTCGACATCGACCGAGCCATCGGCGAACTGAGAATGGCCTTCGGCCACGACGCGGTGGAATTGTGATCCCGCATCGCCCCAGCTAGCAGCCCACGACGGGTTGCGTTGTGCGCCGCACTCGGAACAGTGGCACAATAGAAGCTCCGAAATCGTCACGGAGAAGGGTCTTCATGCCGCTCGAAGTAGCTACCAACGATGCCGTTGCACTGACCGACACCGATCTCGATGAGATGGGGTCGATGGAGGGAGCGTTCGACATCGGCGCGCTGTCCAAGGCGAAGGAAGACTGGGTGCTGGCCACCACGGCCCGCATCGACGGCAAGCTCCACGGCTTCATGTTCTCGACTCTCGAGCGCATCGGCGGCACCCCGTGTGTGCTGATCGGCATGCTCTCGGTGCGGCGCCACAGCAAGCGTGACACCGTGCTCCGTGGTCTGATGGGGGAGGCGTACCACCGCGCCCTCATGGCCTTCCCCGACGAAGACGTCGTCGTCGGCTCGCGTTTCGTGGCCGCCGACGGTCTCGAGGCGTTCGACAAGCTCGACGAGGTCACGCCCTCACCCGGCACCCGTGCCGTCGGTGAAGAGCGCGCCTGGGGGCGCCGCCTCGCCAAGCGGTTCGCGGTCGACAGCAAGTACGAGGCGCAGAGCTTCGTCGCGAAGAACGGCCAGTCGGGCTTCCTCGACTTCGAATCGACCAAGCCCGACGATCTCGACCCTGAGATCGTCGAGATGTTCGGAGCCGTCGACGCCGACGCGGGCGACGTCATGGTCGTCTACGGCTGGACGATGGCCGAAGACCTCGTCAAGCTCGGCGCCCGCTGAGCTGCACCTGACGCACCGGTGACCGAGTTCGCCGACGTCGTTCGTCGGCGGCGCATGACCCGCGCCTTCCGGAACGACCCGCTCGAGTCGGGCACCATCGAGCGACTCGTCGACCTCGCGTCCCGTGCCCCGTCGGCGGGCAAGACCCAGGGGTGGCACCTGGTGGTGCTCGAGGGCGACGACACCGCCCGGTTCTGGGACATCACCCTGCCCGACGAACGGCGGGCGACGTTCCGGTGGCAGCGTCTGCTCGACGCTCCCGTGATCGCACTCCCGTTCGCCGACCCCGAGGCCTACGTCGCTCGGTATGCCGAGCCCGACAAGGCGGCCACCGGACTGGGGGAGAGCACCGAGGCATGGACGACGCCGTACTGGACGGTCGACGCGTCGATGGCGCTCATGACGTTCCTCCTCGCCGCCGAGGACGAGGGCCTGGGCGCGCTGCTGTTCGGCGTGTTCCGTGGTGAGACCGAACTGCGCGCCGAACTCGACGTCCCGCCGCATCTCGAACTGCTCGGGGCCGTCGCGCTCGGACACCCGGCCGACGTCGGTCCGACGCCGGAACGGCGCGGCGACGCAGGCGCCGGACGCAGCGCCACACGGCGCCGACGGCCACCGTCGGAGATCGTGCATCGGGGTCGATTCCACGCTGGGTGACACCCGTCGCCCAGCGGCGTGAAATCGGTCACGGACTGTTCATGCCAGTGTCAATTGACCGTCGGAATACGTTTGCCAGACCGTCGGTTGACGGTAGGTTCGCCACGGTCCGGAATGCATCGGTCTGCGGCGTGAACGCAGGTCGCACGGACGCACCGGCGGGGCCCTGCCCCTCCTGTGCTGCACAGAGGACTGCTGTTGCTTTGCAGCAGTCCGCGACCCAACCAAGAATGAGGTAACCAGTTGAAGCGACGTTCTCACAGCAGAACCGCTGCAGCCCTGATCACGGCAGCGCTCGTGGTCTCGGCGTGCACCAGCGACGACGATTCCGGTGACGACGAGGTCGAGACCTCCGACGTCGCCGACGACGACACCGAGGGGGAGGGTGACGACGCCGACGGCGACGACACCGACACCACCGAGGCCGAGGGTGACGACACCGACACGACCGAGGGGGAGGGTGACGACACCGACACCACCGAGGCCGAGGGTGACGACACCGACGGCGACATGGCCATGGACGACTCCATGGTCGGCGTCGAGGGCGGCTCCGGTTGCGGTATCCCGCACGGCCCGTACGAGTCGGCCGAGGCCAGCGGCGAAGTCCGCGTCGCCTGGAACGACCCGCTCCTGTCGTTCAACCAGAACACGACCCACGCCAACGCCACGGCCAACGCCAACGTTGCGTACCTGATGCACTCCGGCTTCTCGTACTACGACGGTGATCTGAACCTGGTCAACAACGACCAGTTCGGTACCTGCACCATCGAGTCGCTCGAGCCGCTCACCGTCACGTACCGCATCAACGAGGGCGTCGCCTTCAGCGACGGCACGCCGATCACGGCCCACGACCTGATCCTGGGCTGGGGCGCCGTGTCGGGCAACTTCAACGAGGGTGGCGTGGCCTTCCTCGAAGACGGTTCGGCCATCCAGACCGACGAAGAGGGCAACTGGCTCGTCCTGACCCCCGAGGGTGACATCGTCCCCGAAGAGGCCGGCGTGCACTACGACCCCGAGACGTTCGAGCTCTTCGAGGGCTTCGAGTACGTCCCCGCCGAGTCGGTGAACTTCGACGCCGCCAGCGAGCAGTTCGAGCTCGTGACCCAGTTCCCGGAGATCTCCGAGGACGGTCAGGCCATCACCATGGTCTACGACTCGTTCTACGTCGACTACCAGAACGGCACGCCGTTCCTGGGCAACCCGGCCGCCCACGTCGTGGGTCGCCTGGCGCTCGGCATCGAGGACCCGACGGAGGCCAAGCAGGCCGTCGTCGACGCCTTCCAGAACAACGACGGCGAGGCGCTCGCGCAGATCGCCACCGTGTTCAACACGGCGTTCGACTGGGATTCGCTGCCGGACGACGAGGGCATCTACCTCAGCACCGGCATGTACACCCTCGAGGCGTACGAAGAGCGCGCCGAGATGACCCTCGTCGCGAACCCCGACTACACCTGGGGCCCGCAGCCGAAGGTCGAGACGATCATCTACCGCATCATCGGTGACCCGACGGCCGCCGTCCAGG contains:
- a CDS encoding nitroreductase family protein; the encoded protein is MTEFADVVRRRRMTRAFRNDPLESGTIERLVDLASRAPSAGKTQGWHLVVLEGDDTARFWDITLPDERRATFRWQRLLDAPVIALPFADPEAYVARYAEPDKAATGLGESTEAWTTPYWTVDASMALMTFLLAAEDEGLGALLFGVFRGETELRAELDVPPHLELLGAVALGHPADVGPTPERRGDAGAGRSATRRRRPPSEIVHRGRFHAG
- a CDS encoding ABC transporter substrate-binding protein, whose translation is MKRRSHSRTAAALITAALVVSACTSDDDSGDDEVETSDVADDDTEGEGDDADGDDTDTTEAEGDDTDTTEGEGDDTDTTEAEGDDTDGDMAMDDSMVGVEGGSGCGIPHGPYESAEASGEVRVAWNDPLLSFNQNTTHANATANANVAYLMHSGFSYYDGDLNLVNNDQFGTCTIESLEPLTVTYRINEGVAFSDGTPITAHDLILGWGAVSGNFNEGGVAFLEDGSAIQTDEEGNWLVLTPEGDIVPEEAGVHYDPETFELFEGFEYVPAESVNFDAASEQFELVTQFPEISEDGQAITMVYDSFYVDYQNGTPFLGNPAAHVVGRLALGIEDPTEAKQAVVDAFQNNDGEALAQIATVFNTAFDWDSLPDDEGIYLSTGMYTLEAYEERAEMTLVANPDYTWGPQPKVETIIYRIIGDPTAAVQALANEEIDVMQPQATVDSVAELEGYADRGVELAFGDTAVYEHVDFAVANGGPFDPAAYGGDEATALAVRQALMKTLPRAEIVERLIAPINPEAEVRDSFTQTPGAPWYDGIVAGNGTADYAEVDIEGAIALLEEAGVETPVDVRVHFADNNPRRASEYELMAASAAEAGFNLIDGRSPTWGSELSNPSIYDMAFFGWQSTAVAVADTEANFVTGGANNFYGYANADVDALYEELKGTTDPARQEEILTEVEALLVETGFGLPLFQHPGVTAFNSNYVTNVDPIAISPTIFWNVWDWEAA